The Deinococcus roseus genome includes the window AAGTAACTGAGGGTGTTGAACACCTGATCGATCTTGCTGCGGTGGATCTTCAGGTAATTGGTGATTTCCTGATAGGGGTAGCTGTCCACCATGGTGACCGCCCGCTCGAAATGGCACAGGAACGGCACATCGGGAAGCACGGCCTGCACGGTGGGGTCCAGACCGGCCACAGCAATGGTGATGCCTCCACCCTGGCTGCCACCCAGAATGGCGATTCTGTCTGGGTCAACTTCGGCATGGCTGCGGGCAGCATCCACAGCACGCACGGCATCGGTGTACACCCGGCGGTAGTAGTATGTTTCGGGCTGGTCAATGCCACGGGTCATGAAACCGGGAATCTGTGGGCCGCCGCCGTCCAGGTCCGGGGTGTCTCCGGTGCGCCAGGAGCTGCCCTGTCCACGGGTGTCCATGATGAAGTGGGCATAACCCGCACTGGCGTAATGCATCCAGTGGGCGGGAATGCCTCTGCCTCCTCCGTATCCTATGTATTCCACCACACAGGGGAGCTTTCCTGTGCGCTGTTTTGGCAGCACAAACCAGCCTTTGATGGTTTGCCCGCCGAAACCGCTGTAGGTCACATCGAAGAACTCCAGGGTTTCAAACGGCGTGGGGTGTGGGGTGAAGGTGGCATCCAGCGGGAAGCTGCGGGCGTCTGCCAGGGTGGATTGCCAGAAGGCATCAAAATCCGGGCGTTCGGTGCGGTCAGGCAAGTAGCGTTCCAGCTCGGGGACAGGAAGGTCAAAGAAGGCCATACTTTAGACTGACGCATCTGGATTCCAGAGTGGCGTGTTGTTTAGGTAACTTGTCGAATCCTTTCGATTTGATGTCAGCGGTTTGGCTGCATGTTGCTTTGCGGTCAGAAATGCACCCTGACCACCCCTTGGGAAACAAAAAACCAGACCCCAGATCTTTCGATCCAGGGCCCAGTGTAAGTTCAACTCAAAGGCTCAGGGATAAACGCGGATGTAATCAACCAGCATCTGTGCAGGGAAAGGGGTGCTGGCATCAGGGTTGCCGGGCCAGTCGCCGCCCACCGCCAGGTTCAGCAGCATGAAGAAAGGCTGGTTGAACACCCACTGGGTGCCTGCAGGAATGTTGGCAGGGGTCACCCGGAAGACCTGGATGCCGTCCACAAAGAACTTGATGTCGTTCTGGCGCTTGTCCACAGCGAAGACGTGGTAGGCATTGGAAATGGCCTGACCCATGTTGTAGGCACTGTGAATGCCACAGCAACCAGAGTAGCCAGGGCCGTGCAGGGTGGTGTGCAGGTTGTTGGGATCTTTGCCCACCACTTCCATGATGTCGATTTCACCGCTGTTGGGCCAGCCCACACTGCCCAGGTTGGCCCCCAGCATCCAGAAGGCAGGCCAGATGCCCTGACCGCCAGGAATCTTGATGCGGGCCTCAATGCGGCCATACAGCACAGAGTATTTGTTCTGGGTGGTGATGCGGGCCGAGGTGTACTGGCAGGTGCCATTCCAGCAGCTTCCTCCGGCCTGTTTGCGGGCGGTGATCACCAGTTGCCCTGCCCCGTTGGTGGCGAGGTTCTGGGTGCTGTTGGTGTAGTTCTGCAGCTCATGGTTGCCCCAGCCTGTTCCACCGTTTCCGGTTTCAATGTTCCAGATGCCACTGGAAGGCTGGGTGCCCGAAGGCTCATTGAATTCCTGGCTCCAGATGGGATTGTTGATGGTTTCCACCTGTTCAAACTTCCATTGCTGGTTGGCCCCGCCCACGTAATCCCACTGGTGTACCGTGCCACCGTCTCCGG containing:
- a CDS encoding RICIN domain-containing protein — protein: MHWKSTTGCLVFAVLLAGCSKNTPASEAVTQNALASCTSISINENAYYRIVGRQSNRSLDVKEAGTANGALVQTWGYGGGDNQKWRFQSVGSGFYKITVKHSGKALDVSDVSQNNGALIHQWDYVGGQNQQWCAIPTDSGFYRILARHSGKAVDIKDMNTGDGGTVHQWDYVGGANQQWKFEQVETINNPIWSQEFNEPSGTQPSSGIWNIETGNGGTGWGNHELQNYTNSTQNLATNGAGQLVITARKQAGGSCWNGTCQYTSARITTQNKYSVLYGRIEARIKIPGGQGIWPAFWMLGANLGSVGWPNSGEIDIMEVVGKDPNNLHTTLHGPGYSGCCGIHSAYNMGQAISNAYHVFAVDKRQNDIKFFVDGIQVFRVTPANIPAGTQWVFNQPFFMLLNLAVGGDWPGNPDASTPFPAQMLVDYIRVYP
- a CDS encoding acetylxylan esterase, whose translation is MAFFDLPVPELERYLPDRTERPDFDAFWQSTLADARSFPLDATFTPHPTPFETLEFFDVTYSGFGGQTIKGWFVLPKQRTGKLPCVVEYIGYGGGRGIPAHWMHYASAGYAHFIMDTRGQGSSWRTGDTPDLDGGGPQIPGFMTRGIDQPETYYYRRVYTDAVRAVDAARSHAEVDPDRIAILGGSQGGGITIAVAGLDPTVQAVLPDVPFLCHFERAVTMVDSYPYQEITNYLKIHRSKIDQVFNTLSYFDGMNFAARARGPALFSVALMDTICPPSTVYAAFNHYAGEKTMQVWPFNHHEGGDLDQTMLRLDFLQKVLR